The Marinilongibacter aquaticus genome has a window encoding:
- the glmM gene encoding phosphoglucosamine mutase, with amino-acid sequence MTLIKSISGIRGTIGGKPGESLSPVDVVKFTSAFGTFLKQGNPKADKIILGRDARLSGKLISDLVASTLMALGFDVIDLGLSTTPTVEMAVPMENAAGGIILTASHNPIQWNALKLLNEKGEFISGEEGQKVLELAENEDFNFSEVKKLGKHIVDDSYLKKHIEAILALDLVDVKAIKSAGFSVVVDAINSSGGIAVPELLYALGVKNVKCINEEPTGLFAHNPEPLPKHLGDIRAELKNGGFDLGIVVDPDVDRLAFICENGEPFGEEYTLVAVADYILSKSEKGEQTTVSNLSSTLALKDITEKHGASYHASAVGEVNVVTKMKEVGAVIGGEGNGGIIYPELHYGRDALVGIALFLSHLAHFDKPVGFLRKSYPNYFIAKKRVDLDEGMNVDLILTKMQSKYKKQPIDTQDGVKIIFEKEWVHLRKSNTEPIIRIYAESEFKTTAENLADKIILDIKEIVSGK; translated from the coding sequence TTGACTTTAATTAAATCTATATCTGGAATCAGAGGGACGATTGGTGGGAAACCAGGTGAAAGCTTAAGTCCCGTTGATGTAGTCAAATTCACTTCCGCATTTGGCACTTTTCTCAAACAGGGTAATCCGAAGGCAGACAAAATAATATTGGGAAGGGATGCTCGCCTTTCAGGGAAATTGATCTCCGATTTGGTGGCTTCTACGCTCATGGCTTTGGGTTTCGATGTGATCGACCTTGGCTTGTCGACCACGCCCACCGTCGAAATGGCCGTGCCGATGGAAAATGCAGCAGGCGGAATTATCTTGACAGCCAGCCACAATCCCATTCAATGGAATGCCCTGAAATTATTGAACGAAAAAGGTGAATTTATTTCGGGAGAAGAAGGGCAAAAAGTGCTTGAATTAGCAGAAAATGAAGATTTCAATTTCAGCGAAGTCAAGAAGTTGGGTAAGCATATAGTAGACGATTCGTATTTGAAAAAACACATCGAGGCCATTTTGGCTTTGGATCTGGTGGATGTCAAAGCGATAAAATCTGCGGGCTTTTCGGTGGTTGTGGATGCGATCAACTCTTCGGGGGGGATTGCCGTGCCGGAATTGCTTTATGCTTTGGGCGTGAAAAATGTGAAATGTATAAATGAAGAACCTACCGGTTTGTTTGCTCATAATCCCGAGCCTTTGCCCAAACATTTGGGTGATATTCGAGCGGAGTTGAAAAACGGTGGCTTCGATTTGGGAATTGTGGTCGATCCTGATGTAGATCGCTTGGCATTTATTTGTGAAAATGGCGAGCCTTTTGGAGAAGAATACACTTTGGTGGCTGTGGCCGATTACATTTTATCGAAAAGCGAGAAAGGCGAACAAACCACGGTGTCCAATTTGTCTTCCACATTGGCTTTGAAAGACATTACTGAAAAACACGGAGCCTCGTATCATGCGTCTGCAGTGGGCGAAGTGAACGTGGTGACGAAAATGAAAGAAGTGGGTGCGGTAATTGGTGGTGAAGGAAACGGTGGAATCATTTATCCAGAGCTGCATTATGGACGCGATGCCTTGGTGGGTATAGCTCTTTTCTTGTCGCATTTGGCCCATTTCGATAAGCCAGTGGGTTTTTTGAGGAAGTCTTATCCCAATTATTTCATTGCCAAAAAACGTGTCGATTTGGACGAGGGCATGAATGTAGATTTGATTTTGACAAAAATGCAAAGCAAATATAAAAAGCAGCCTATCGATACGCAGGATGGTGTGAAAATCATTTTTGAGAAAGAATGGGTGCATTTGCGGAAATCGAATACCGAGCCGATAATTCGGATTTATGCCGAATCGGAGTTCAAAACCACTGCTGAAAATCTGGCCGATAAAATAATACTGGATATCAAAGAGATTGTAAGCGGAAAATAA